The window tttatcttaGTATCCATCACCTTATGAGGTGTTAAGCATATCAGTTCTATGTTTTGGAGATATGGGTTTCAAAGTTTTCTCACAATTTTGCTACCACATACTTGGTTTGACAATTAGCATTTTCGTTTATTTGCTTTTGAGGAGAtgctttaagtgagaaaaatgCTACGAGGAGGTAGCTAGTGACAAGCAATTGATTGAGTATCTTCGAATAAATAATTGTGTTACTATTGGTAAAATGAGTATTTCATGGTGCTTCGCTGGCAACCAATTTCAAtggatatatatattgaataatcCACTTGCTGCATGTTAGCTTATACGTTGATTGATAATGCTGCGGTGAATTTTTGTTTATCATTATAACTGAATGTGGTTTGATaactttatttgaatttaatttgttaatgtgaCTTGAATTGTGTTACATTGGGAACttgttatatattaatataaaacattGTGTTATATTACCTGTTATGCTACAAAATTCATATCCCCTACATGGATTGGTATCTTGATTTAAGTGTGTATCAtactttgatgatttttttaaggataaGAATTGATTATTATTCTAAAGTGATGTGATAGAAATATTTGAGGtaacatttaatatattatgttgaGTTGGTTTTGGCACATGGCCAGACTTGGATTGAAGAAgtaggattttatttttatgttttatttttttaagaacttggtctataaataattgatatttaaattCAGTCATTAtgtctttagttttattttattttattttatttgctcTCTCTCAAATAATTGCATAATATGTATGAAGTTGTTGTTGCTAAGGTTTTTTCTGAAATGACTCATATACTTGAAATGCTCATTAccaattttgtgaaaatattgGTTCCACGAAGGTAAGCGTCAGTCCAAGTAGTTGAGTATGAATCAcaacaaagagagaaaatgttAGTCTGTCTGAAAGAAATCATGGTGCGATAAGCCAACAACTTTGTCTTGTCCCAGTGAGTTGTGTGAAACTTGCTTGTGAGAGAACGTCTGTTTTTAATTTCCTGATTTTGCATCATTCTTAAACTGTTATATTAATTACATAAGATGGAAATAATCAAGgccttgtttctttttattcttagccaaaaagccaacctTTGATAAGAAATTATCCCATGCACCTTATTTGAGCCAAAAAATGATAATGTTTTTCTAAAAACCCCTAAGCCTATTTTTAATTATCTCCTACCTTATTTTAGGATTTAAGAGAGCATAAGGGTTTTAGTCATGATATGCCCCTAATTTGGGGGAGGTCTAGGGTAAAGATAAGGGCAGAAAATAAATAGGTGTCATAAGTGTTGTTAGAACAATAAATTGAGACTGAAAAACAAATAAGCCTAGGCTAAATAAGTAGAAATTTTTCTAAGATAAATGCTATCTTATaatcctaattttttaaatcccaaaaaaatcataatttctttGATTAGCCAGGCCACATTACTAGTCaataaaagtccttagtgatccaccaagtgtaagcaAGATAACTTTAACTAAGATGAAGTGCAAAATTGGGAACATTAATCGCAGGTCGTAGGAATTTTAAACACTCATCCAAGACACTTGTGTGTAGAGAGAAACACTAAAACCTTGTGAGGAAAAGTGAGGCAAGCCGacctaattgatttctactactgaCCAATTCTATCTCAATGTTTATCTATGCTTCCATTGCAAAATCATGGCAAACGCAAGAAGGTCCAGTTGAGGGAATTTGAAAAATTGCAGCTATTGAAAGTGTTGGAGCATATAGAGCCtcctttcatctttatttttgcttggggacaagcaaagttcttaatttgggggattttgataaTTGCTAAATATTAGTTGTTTTCCATAATGAAAGTATcctttaaaatgattatttagcagttattcaTGCTTAATTGTTAAGAATTGATGTTTTTCCTATTCatggcttgcagatatgaaaagaaGGGATTAAAAAcctaaaagatgaagaaaatagcaaaaatttaaaaaatgaccaACCCAAGACACGCTCAGCGCGAAAACAAGAACTGGCGCTAAGCAAGGAAGAGGCGTGCTAAACGCGAATACAGACACTCGCACCAAGCGACTAGAGCGCAatttatcaaaatcataggccaaaatatacaaatatcaagagcacaatttatcaagcaattctcatcagaacatcaatattttatttataatagtaaaggaaaaattgcaatttaataaacatcccaaaataaaaccctaatttaatcctctaaggatccctacatatgttctcactaacccccaattgtgaataactcatcccttacctctaagcggactcacgtgtcttccgacagcgatagtggcatctctagcggttctctaagattcctccagtttttcctTCGACTACTCCGATAGAGTTCACAAACGTGAGAGAgacggagaaaggattgaagcctccatatGTATTGTCTTCGtgtgattcctttttctctctccatgaATATTATCTCGTAAATCCCAATGGTGAAAGTGTGCAGAATTGAATTGCAAACTACATATCaagatttcatgaaaatccaacggttaacgaaaccgcgatcgtagttttactgagactaTTTTGGAtttctgcgggaaaagagaAAACTACGATGcgaagggtatttctcttagctccgAAATGTCTTTTTGCAATTCACAatggtgagaatgctcggaattgggttgcgaatatggtgctcaaatttcacgacgatccaacggagtccgagatcgtcgtttttctgagacagatttggtgggctgcgggaaaaagaaagagtttttgggaaaaaggaaagggaaaacgaaattgaAAAGATGAACAGTCGTAAAAGCTACCGTCTGACCTAACATATCGCTATTTATACCTAAGATACTCAcaacctattattttatttatttttattattttataaaacaaactctattttatttgttatcaaatgcataaataaaatacctttttattttctctcaaactattattttaatacacttatttctctttatttatttaattacaaaaaccttatcataaaactctatttatttacaaataacaaCTCCTTTCAAATTAGTCTACGAAAAATGGAATGTTACACATAGATAGATTGCATTGTgcccatgcatcaaagcaagcatctagaattagaacttcatgcattttatctattgaatctttgcaaagacatttgggagatagataggtaagATTGTCATCGTAAGACATCAGGGACAAGTAttctaatagatgtgggtagaaaAAATTCAGCTAATTGATTTAGAAAAATCTCAATTAATACATCTTAGACAAATAAGGCATATTAGATCCTAATATTCCTTTCTCATTGAATTctctattatttctttttgttttctattaatatctattatttagttgttgttcttttaaattcatcttttatacctcatcttatctttttcttttataaattaaaaattatccaacACAAGTACAAAACAAAGTCCTAGTGAAAATCGATACTCAAACTTTCGAGTCTTTACTACTTAAATATTTGGTATACTTACCAAACGGTTAACACATACTATATAGTTCAGAAGTCCCATAATTTTAACAGCATAATCCAGAAGCATTGTTAAGCAATATTTTGCACATCCAATTTTAATGTTACACTAGACACTGATGCTACTTATTACCCTTTAGTAACGCCAGCTTCTTGCCATTACAATTTCAAACtcaattaacataaaatagCAAGAGGTACAAGGAAGCATAGAGAGGTCCCATGTAAAATTGGAAGGTAAAAAACAGTGGTGAAATATCATATTGTAAAGTTGAATGTTAAGCATACTTCCTCTGTTCCTCATACTTGCATCTAATTTGTTATAtagattaaatttgattaacaCTTTATGAGGATTCGTCAAATTTCCCCAGATACCTCTCCCTTTTTCATCCCTAGAACCTCCCTTAATTGTTTGAAATATATTACATTGATATTCAATACATTACACTCACCCCTtattacccaaaaaaaaaacattatattatgTATCACTATAAGGGAGTTGCTATATACGTTGAAAAAGCAGGAGGGGTCATATGCAATCTAAAACATCCTCAAGAAATAATAACAGTGTAATTTActctattatatattaatgttatCACTTATCGTCAGTCGTCacaatttaaaacttaaaacagcAAGCCTTACAAGGGAGCATAGTGATATAAAAGTGAAAGGTAAGAAAAAGGCAATGCTCAGGTATTATTTCCCAAGTTAAATGTTAAAGAAAGTACATCTTACTAGTTGACTTGTATTTATTGATTGTATATACGAACAAAAAGATTACATTTCATTTAGTTTCAACCAACAAGGCTGAAACAGAAACCCAGAAGAAGATACAGGAAGcagatataaaagaaaaattttccTACACAGAATCAGTTTCCTCTTTACCAACGCTTTCTTCATTCTGCAAGGTAGCTGGAGAATTTGCGGCAGAGTTTTCAGCAGTTACAGCACCAGTACCATCACCATCTTGGTTGCTAAAAAGGGATGAAAACGAAAATGGATTGGAGGTGGAGCTTGCTTTCTGAAGACCCTTTATGGCTCTCATAGCAGCAAGAGTGCTACGATATATGTACACAGTTTCATCCCCAAGAGTTGAGGATGCCTCAGGTAAGGCATTTGTTGCGCTATCTACCGGTGGTCTAGACTGATTTTCTGGAGGGGGAGTAGATTGGATTACTTCTGCTTGCAGGGGAAAGAGCAGCTCTAGATTTTCCTCACATTCATGGACTAACCTTGTGAGAGGTTCAGTCGTGAAAAAAGGTTGACGAAGAACAAGTTGTGTAAAAGGCAGACGCAACAACCCACCAGTTCTTTTATCATACTTCTTCAAAATTTTAACTAGTCCTGTTGAAATGGAAATAGGTTAATGTCTTGAGACTTAACAATTAGCTAACTGAAACCCCATCAGGTGTGAAATATATGAATCATATAATCTTTTTAGGCAATATCAAGAAACCTTACAGAAATGACACTTCCACGACAGCCATACTTTAgatcaaaagaaaagattagaTTAATTAGATGATGTACCTGCAAAGTTTAATGAACTGTAGTTTTTGAGGAGCACCATCTCTCCATGGATGGTGACCAAGTCCTTCCTGATGTCCATCATTTCTTCACTGAATTCACAGTCAGAAGTGTACACTTCACCCTGGCTGCTTTTTTCTTTAAGACACTCAATTCTCTCCTTCAGCTCCTGTTCAAAGTTTCAGGCAAAAATCAGGGAGGAAATAGAGCTATGTTTTGTCACTCAATGGTATTATAATTGAAAGATATTCTCCAGGCATTAGGCAATATACTTTATATCGATCTATTATCCATGCACTTTAACAGTTGGATTCAGTATACAATACATGACTGAAATGTCAATAATTAATTCCCTAGAGTAGGAAAAACAGACAACAATAGCTAGATCCACTCTTGAACATCATCAATCAAATTTTGTGAGTGAGCTATGCCATTGCAGATTCCGTGTCTCACATTAACACTAGGATAAATTTTGCACTAGAAAAGAGGTTTTATCCAGCTTGCAGGGAGAACATATAGAGGAATCTTGTACTAATAACATTATAACTGACTAAATTGAGTAAATTTAGATCTGCTACATTGTAGAAGAAGAATATATCTATTTGTCACATTAATTCCTAACAGTTTTTTATGCCATTTTATTATTCATCATATTAATCAAAACTTGAGAATCAAATTGTTTGTGGAAAAATCACTCTAATTGGTAAGGAGCTGCATAAGACTTTAAAGAGAAAACAGAGAATGAATCTCAATTctaacccatccatgaaggcaCATACTTATCATTTACCGACATCATAAATTAATCACCAAGAGTGCCTTATGATGAATGTCACACCTTGGGCAAAACTTGGAAGCCTAATTACATTCCTTGATGTAGTTTGGACTCCaatgagttagttagttagcAGCTAGGAGTATGGACTCTTGGTCTCACATAGCTACAAGTTTTATAAATCATCagatttggataaatttatcaCACATGAAGCATTCCTTTTCAACAGGCAGTTTGAGCTTATACAATGAGCAACAGCCCATATAAGTATACCTTGAAAGTTGTCAGTGCCACAAGAGTGCCTCTCATAAGTCTTAATTGCAAAaccatatcattttcatctaCTACTCCCTGTCCCAGCAATTTGAGTTAAATTCAAATCTAACAGACTCAATTTACTAATAGATTGATTCAGCAACTGGATATAGGAACATATTGGATGGCTAGgataatatcataataaaaccTAAAAAATGACAGACTATTGTATTCATGTATAGTAGGATTACAAACAGACAGATGGAAGCTATTGATTCTATTGAACCTTTACCAAGGTTATGCTCATACTAGgttattttgtatatttcttaaaaaaactcaaataaccCACATGGTACCAGACATCCGTAAGCATGCTGCACAGGAGaacacccaacaaaactaatttCAGAGTTTCATATTAATTTAGTCAGAAACTTCGGAGTTTTTGCAGTGTATCTacctaaaacttcatcaaaccAAGACCTTTCTCAATACCCAATTGTGCAAACACGATTTTCTAACTACCAATTACCCATTTTGATTGAAATCAACAAGAGTGGTTTGGGGTCAGTttgttttacataaaaaaaaacaattctcCACACTCTGCACATGTACCCATATAAAATTCATGGTTGAGATTAAGTTACACACATATTCTAATTAGGTTAAACAGTTTAAAAATGAATTCTTTACAACTTTAAAACAAAGGGGCACTTAGTATTCCAACATACCATATACCCATAACAACGCGTGCCTATACATATACCAAATAAAAATTAGGGTTTGATCAAGCCAAGAGCTTTCTCAAATACCCAATTGTGCAAACATAATTTCAAGGTTTTTAGGTACAATTCCGTTTCCTAGATATCAAGGACGGCAATGAAACTGCGACCGCaaccgcaatttaaaaccttcgCAATTTACTAGTTATCCATTTGAACAGAAaccaacaagaacaaaaaaaaaagttcaaagcaaaaaagaaaaagtggggAAGAACCTGGAAGCGAATAACAAACTCTTCCTCTTTGTCCACATAGAAATCATTGAACTTTTCAAGCTCTTCATTGAGAATCCTCACGAACCAAGCCTGAAGAAGTTGTGGCGAAGAGGGTTGTTGGAGAAGGTGAAGAGGGAGATTGATGGGTATATCAGTGATGGCGGTAGTGATTGAAGGAAGGTTCTGTTTGAGAAGCTTCTTCAATGGTTTGTAGCAAAGGAACTTGTCCCTCCACTCAGGGATGGTGTCTTCCAAATGGGTCTTGAACTCTTTCCCAAATTTCATTGCTGGGGTGAGTGATGAATTGATTGTGATGTTATGATGATCACAGTTGAAAGTTCCACGATTGGATTTGGGTTTGAGtttgcatatttatttaagaatgTTTTGTGAGTGCGAAGGAATCTATAgaatgtgttgttttctttttttttttttatgtgaatgTTTAATGGAATCTAACGGTGGAAATGAATTGGTTTTTCTGCCCATAATGATGACACTTAACACGACACCAAGTCCGATGTGGACACAACAGAACAGGGTAACCTAGACGCTAGGTTTGAACGTTTGACGGCCGGTTTAGCGGTTggactaaaatatttttgtgaatgGAAGTTTCATAAATAAGTTATAGGATAAATGGTTAAATTAGTCTTTGAAATTGTGATTTTATTGTGATTTAAAGTCCTTGAATTTAATGAAATCTTAGGATGTTTTTGAAATTGTAATtctctaaatttaattatttaaattaatatcattttgaTCACATGAACATATATTTAATCAAACTAGTTTATAAATTTAGTGAAACAAGTTTATAAGCTTCTTAAATGTCTTTCTAAAGACATTTAAATCTTATGTTTTATGTAATTTTGGACTAAAATAAGTGATGAATTACAATTTTAAagacttttttaattttgttaattttaaaaattaaagtgacATCAAATCATAATTTCATAGACTCAAAAATATAATGGATGAAAGAAAAGTGTTTTAACTATATTATTAAGAAGATTTTCTTTTTGTGTACATGTTACTAATAATAACATAGGTGTTGTATTTGTAACCTTAgttaataattgttattttctttttctattgatcaatgttatttatttatttattttagttagtCCATACATGTTTTTCATAGACGTTTAAATTAGAGTCTAGTCGATTGCTCTATTGGATTGGGTGATAGTAAAAAGAGCAAGGGATTTCCAATGGGGGAAATTATATGCAAAGATTCTTAACGCTCAAGTTAGTTTGAGTCAAAGATAAAGGGTGGCTAAGATTCCGGTTATACCTAAAATGTGGAGTCTTATTACCTTTTATAGGCCCTTTCTAATAtagaatttaagttaaaatagtGTAATTATCTTCCATATGATGAGATAGTTACATTCTAGTAGGAGAATCAGAGTCTTTGATCAATTATTTCTCGGCGGTTGCTTTGGACACCTAACATTTTTACTGGGACACCCAGCAACTTAGGTGAAAGGACTAAAATACCCTTCAcctatttaatataaataggaATGGTGACTTGTTTGTACAAGTCATTGCCTTTCGCACATTGTTTCTGCTTCTTCTTAGTCGTCTGGTTCTTCTTCCTCCGCTTCGCACACGTGGTTCTTCTCACGGTCGTTGCTGCTTCCtctggttcttcttcttcttcctagttcatcttcttcttcttcatcttgtaTATCCTTCATTTTCTGCTTGTTTTTGTCATGCACTTTGCTTGATTCATTGTTTTGGTTGATTGAATGAATCAATGTGTTGCTTCGTTGTATTTAATCAAAGTATTTGTTTGATGTGTTCTGAATTGGCTTCCAAAAACGCAATTTTTGTGGGAAAAACCCATACGGATCAACAATTCGTATTGATCCATATGGCccatgtgacaccctctacccctcacatatatactaataaggaataaaaaaaattcaaatattaattaaaagtatttttaaaacattttttttacaagccTTTCGAAGAggaaaaaggctcacattcattttcttttacaccatattcaaacttgtccaaataaataataaagtattctcgactcaacaaggtcgtctaagcttcatacaattaatatggaacttatatcctaatgtcacatcctatcagagcgttgtgttcccgtgtcctctagcatgaggttcttcatagtcatccacctattcatctgctcccccgaatacaagttcaagatcatcacaggatcaaaacacaacaacacacaaggaatgagttatcacattcctagctaatagagaaaacaagacaattaaatatacatattatataaatgagataccacttgcttaaacatagctcacgtaacttcaccacttcatcattcaaaattcacttttcaatcatcaatcacattacacaagaatcccacgctccgatcaagatataataacacatcaattagcaagcatatgcaacaattatgctaagactcaatcatatatgcaatgtggtaccatgtcagtgaaaaaccatcctggggcgcttaggagtacataacaagacacaccacacaatgggtttgtcaagtcactctcactaagtaagatcatagggagaccagtcagggtcacgatgttttgcgagaatgctccaaccatataggatcagcataggcttaaaggagcactcaaatccagtgacccccaaggcctacactccgaagagtccgtcagggcctctccctcctgattcaggtccaacccctaaaataatttttgcatgcaaacactgctcatgaattatacaatacccacgaccttacactcgtgttttaaacacgttcaacacaattgcgctacgatttaacactggttcctaaataggaaacctacattttctttttaacactgcgcatcaacgcttttctcaagataacgctggtcgggttattgtacaattcatagcttacaacacaagtaatttcacatcaagtgttaactacacacttatccacaactaaaactcattcacaatttcacatctcatagtgtcacaatccaccatcacatgtttacacgtatctcacaaattaacacatgttcaactttacacttatactcaatctcaataacaatattataatctcaaagcaacatgttattctacaattcatcacatactcacaatttgaatcatcatttcatatcctcaatataacaatttatataaaagactatcacaacatggggactaaaacccctcaaataatattacacaattatatcaaaatcataggtcgaaatatacaaatatcaagagcacaatttatcaagcaattttcattaggacatcaatattttatttataatcataaaggaaaaattgcaatttaacaaacatcccaaaataaaacccaaatttaatcctctaaggatccctacacatgttctcactaatccccaactgtgaataactcatcccttacctctgagcggagtcacgtgtcttcagccagcgatagtaacatctctagcggttacctgag of the Glycine max cultivar Williams 82 chromosome 13, Glycine_max_v4.0, whole genome shotgun sequence genome contains:
- the SPX6 gene encoding SPX domain-containing 6, coding for MKFGKEFKTHLEDTIPEWRDKFLCYKPLKKLLKQNLPSITTAITDIPINLPLHLLQQPSSPQLLQAWFVRILNEELEKFNDFYVDKEEEFVIRFQELKERIECLKEKSSQGEVYTSDCEFSEEMMDIRKDLVTIHGEMVLLKNYSSLNFAGLVKILKKYDKRTGGLLRLPFTQLVLRQPFFTTEPLTRLVHECEENLELLFPLQAEVIQSTPPPENQSRPPVDSATNALPEASSTLGDETVYIYRSTLAAMRAIKGLQKASSTSNPFSFSSLFSNQDGDGTGAVTAENSAANSPATLQNEESVGKEETDSV
- the SPX6 gene encoding SPX domain-containing 6 isoform X1, with the translated sequence MKFGKEFKTHLEDTIPEWRDKFLCYKPLKKLLKQNLPSITTAITDIPINLPLHLLQQPSSPQLLQAWFVRILNEELEKFNDFYVDKEEEFVIRFQGVVDENDMVLQLRLMRGTLVALTTFKELKERIECLKEKSSQGEVYTSDCEFSEEMMDIRKDLVTIHGEMVLLKNYSSLNFAGLVKILKKYDKRTGGLLRLPFTQLVLRQPFFTTEPLTRLVHECEENLELLFPLQAEVIQSTPPPENQSRPPVDSATNALPEASSTLGDETVYIYRSTLAAMRAIKGLQKASSTSNPFSFSSLFSNQDGDGTGAVTAENSAANSPATLQNEESVGKEETDSV